Proteins from a genomic interval of Kitasatospora herbaricolor:
- a CDS encoding cobalamin B12-binding domain-containing protein, with the protein MSSSGSARVAELADRLWVAVSGGDEHAAVDVIEDALVAGHDRETMLLEVIGAVQERVGAAWAANRMSVAQEHAATAINERAIAATVHRHRVTADSGRGRITVSCVDGEWHALPARLVAEVLRLRGWQVDYLGAQTPTSHLIAHLHATNPHAVLLSSSLPTHLPTAHAAIAACQAVGIPVLVGGRAFGADGRYARAFGATRWAANARDAASALDAGLPRPDPTAARHAVDDLPHLSDQEYTMVGRSRAQLVKQTLVDLEDRFPAMRSYSDEQRERTAEDLAHIVDFLTTALYVDDPDLFTTFVTWTADILRARAVPAHSLTTGLAVLAEQLRDFPRATALLRGASARLTGPATPSAPEPGSHA; encoded by the coding sequence ATGAGCAGCAGTGGCAGCGCTCGGGTCGCCGAGTTGGCTGACAGGTTGTGGGTGGCCGTGTCGGGCGGTGACGAGCACGCTGCCGTGGACGTGATCGAGGACGCCCTCGTCGCGGGCCATGACAGGGAGACGATGTTGCTGGAGGTGATCGGGGCCGTCCAGGAGAGGGTGGGCGCCGCGTGGGCCGCGAACCGGATGTCCGTGGCCCAGGAGCACGCCGCGACCGCCATCAACGAGCGGGCGATCGCGGCCACCGTCCATCGCCACCGGGTGACCGCGGACAGCGGCCGCGGTCGGATCACCGTCAGCTGCGTGGACGGCGAGTGGCACGCTCTGCCCGCCCGTCTGGTCGCCGAAGTCCTGCGACTGCGCGGCTGGCAGGTCGATTACCTGGGTGCCCAGACCCCGACCTCGCACCTGATCGCCCACCTGCACGCGACCAACCCGCACGCGGTGCTGCTGTCCAGTTCCCTGCCCACGCACCTGCCCACCGCGCACGCCGCGATCGCCGCCTGCCAGGCCGTGGGGATACCCGTCCTGGTGGGCGGGCGGGCGTTCGGCGCGGACGGGCGCTACGCCCGCGCCTTCGGAGCGACCCGATGGGCGGCCAACGCTCGAGACGCCGCATCCGCGCTCGACGCCGGACTGCCCAGGCCCGATCCGACCGCCGCCCGACACGCGGTGGACGATCTGCCCCACCTGTCCGACCAGGAATACACCATGGTCGGCCGCTCCCGCGCTCAACTGGTGAAACAGACTCTCGTCGATCTGGAGGACCGTTTCCCCGCGATGCGCTCCTACAGCGACGAACAGCGCGAACGCACCGCGGAGGACCTCGCCCACATCGTCGACTTCCTCACCACCGCCCTGTACGTCGACGACCCCGACCTGTTCACGACCTTCGTGACGTGGACGGCGGACATCCTCCGCGCACGAGCCGTGCCCGCCCACTCACTGACGACGGGCCTGGCCGTCCTCGCCGAGCAGTTGCGCGACTTCCCCCGCGCCACCGCCCTGCTCCGCGGGGCGAGCGCCCGTCTCACCGGCCCCGCGACCCCTTCCGCCCCCGAACCAGGTTCACACGCATGA
- a CDS encoding STAS domain-containing protein, translating into MTSPTPFIDIDPQAGALVVRITGELDYDTGPELLDAVATHLVRRPPPPEVRLDFAGLTWIDSTGLSTLLMVHRHTTAAGSALHLDNRPDVLERVLNLTQTLEHLTGPAAQDLDAEAVPETATGL; encoded by the coding sequence ATGACTTCGCCCACACCGTTCATCGACATCGACCCCCAGGCCGGGGCGCTCGTCGTCCGCATCACCGGCGAGCTGGACTACGACACCGGTCCGGAACTCCTGGACGCCGTCGCGACGCACCTCGTCCGCCGGCCGCCACCGCCCGAGGTCCGGCTGGACTTCGCCGGTCTCACGTGGATCGACTCGACGGGTCTGTCGACACTGCTGATGGTCCACCGCCACACCACAGCGGCTGGTTCCGCCCTGCACCTGGACAACCGCCCCGATGTGCTGGAACGCGTGCTCAACCTCACCCAGACCCTCGAACACCTCACCGGTCCGGCCGCGCAGGACCTCGACGCGGAAGCCGTCCCGGAGACCGCCACAGGCCTGTAG
- a CDS encoding ATP-binding protein: MESSAGSGVQALLCVAFDGGSGTCVHARENAAAFLATLAPARRDEAVGEVLLVVSELVTNAVRHAPGPVVLALNAGTGIVRITVRDTSTARPAPRTPDLVGGTGGFGWTTIIQRLATDIRVVPYPGGKEIHAVLPW; encoded by the coding sequence GTGGAGAGCAGTGCCGGCAGCGGCGTACAGGCGCTGCTGTGCGTGGCGTTCGACGGCGGGTCAGGCACCTGTGTCCATGCCCGCGAGAACGCTGCCGCCTTTCTCGCCACCCTCGCCCCCGCTCGCCGGGACGAGGCGGTCGGCGAGGTGCTGCTGGTCGTCTCCGAGCTGGTGACCAACGCGGTACGCCACGCTCCCGGTCCGGTCGTACTCGCCTTGAACGCCGGAACCGGCATCGTGCGCATCACGGTGCGCGACACCAGCACCGCCCGGCCCGCACCGCGCACCCCCGACCTCGTGGGCGGCACTGGTGGCTTCGGCTGGACCACGATCATCCAACGCCTCGCCACAGACATTCGCGTCGTTCCGTACCCCGGTGGTAAAGAGATTCACGCCGTACTGCCCTGGTAG
- a CDS encoding SigB/SigF/SigG family RNA polymerase sigma factor, with amino-acid sequence MTVQDVAPSTAPADRITGEAPVALPPVPPRAENLREVAPADARALSRDLFLRLRDLEEGTRQYSYVRGTLIELNLALVKFAARRFSHRSEPMDDIIQVGTVGLIKAIDRFDPTLDYEFSTFALPTITGEIKRYFRDTSWMVHVPRRMQELRVTLAKARDDLQQTLDRTPTPRQIAQHLSMDEQDVIEGLKAAEAYSTHSLDMAGGEEDAEGSIAARFAVEEKGFEAVLDLESLKPLVAALPERERSILAMRFGAEMTQSQIGERLGVSQMHVSRILNRTLSRLRAALLTEQ; translated from the coding sequence ATGACCGTTCAGGACGTGGCACCGAGCACCGCCCCCGCCGATCGCATCACCGGGGAAGCTCCCGTTGCCCTGCCGCCGGTCCCGCCGAGGGCCGAAAATCTTCGCGAGGTCGCGCCTGCCGACGCCCGGGCCCTGTCCAGGGACCTCTTCCTGCGGCTGCGGGACCTGGAGGAGGGCACCCGGCAGTACTCCTACGTCCGCGGCACCCTCATCGAACTCAACCTGGCCCTGGTGAAGTTCGCCGCCCGCCGCTTCAGCCACCGCAGCGAACCGATGGACGACATCATCCAGGTCGGCACCGTCGGCCTGATCAAGGCCATCGACCGCTTCGACCCCACCCTGGACTACGAGTTCTCCACCTTCGCCCTGCCCACCATCACCGGTGAGATCAAGCGCTACTTCCGCGACACTTCCTGGATGGTCCACGTGCCGCGCCGTATGCAGGAGTTGCGAGTCACCCTGGCCAAGGCTCGTGACGACCTCCAGCAGACCCTCGACCGCACCCCTACGCCCCGGCAGATCGCGCAGCACCTGTCGATGGACGAGCAGGACGTCATCGAGGGCCTGAAGGCCGCCGAGGCGTACAGCACGCACTCGCTGGACATGGCCGGTGGCGAGGAGGATGCCGAGGGCAGCATCGCCGCCCGGTTCGCCGTGGAGGAGAAGGGCTTCGAGGCGGTCCTGGACCTGGAGAGCCTCAAGCCGCTCGTCGCTGCCCTCCCCGAGCGCGAGCGCTCGATCCTCGCCATGCGCTTCGGTGCCGAGATGACCCAGTCCCAGATCGGGGAGCGCCTCGGGGTGTCCCAGATGCACGTCTCGCGCATCCTCAACCGCACCCTGAGCCGGCTGCGGGCAGCCCTGCTCACCGAGCAGTAG
- a CDS encoding histone protein produces the protein MNNTTKVALVAATVGGYVLGRLKRGRLAFAVATYIAGRRFGLDPRQLATEGLRKLGDVPQVAELSEQVKGDFLETGKTALAAVANRRVGELADSLHERTLNIGKPKDEEVPEEEEPEEEEPTDEEPAEEGPGAEEEEPESEEEPDDEERWEEVGRSTKRGAARKSTVVAKKAPGQSTSPAKRAPARKTSTSTPRAAAAEKAPVKKSSAKKSVAKKTASGTSSTRTRRR, from the coding sequence ATGAACAACACCACCAAGGTTGCTCTGGTGGCTGCGACCGTCGGCGGATACGTACTCGGACGCCTGAAGAGGGGGCGGCTCGCCTTCGCCGTCGCGACCTACATCGCCGGGCGGCGGTTTGGGCTCGACCCGCGGCAGCTCGCCACAGAGGGGCTCCGAAAGCTGGGTGACGTGCCCCAGGTTGCGGAGCTCAGCGAGCAGGTCAAGGGGGACTTCCTGGAGACGGGCAAAACGGCTTTGGCCGCTGTGGCCAACCGTCGAGTCGGTGAGCTCGCGGACTCCCTGCACGAGCGCACTCTGAACATCGGCAAGCCGAAGGACGAGGAGGTGCCCGAAGAGGAGGAGCCCGAAGAGGAGGAGCCGACGGACGAGGAGCCCGCGGAGGAGGGGCCGGGGGCCGAAGAAGAGGAGCCGGAGTCCGAGGAGGAGCCTGACGACGAGGAGCGGTGGGAGGAGGTGGGCAGGTCCACGAAGAGGGGGGCCGCCAGGAAGTCGACCGTGGTGGCCAAGAAGGCGCCGGGGCAGAGCACCTCTCCCGCGAAGCGGGCACCGGCCCGGAAGACGTCGACGTCGACCCCGAGGGCGGCCGCCGCGGAGAAGGCCCCGGTCAAGAAGAGCTCGGCGAAGAAGAGTGTCGCGAAGAAGACCGCCAGCGGCACGTCCTCCACCCGTACCCGCAGGAGGTAG
- a CDS encoding alkaline shock response membrane anchor protein AmaP, which yields MNSHSVLNRTLLTVAGLVLLGGGLLALTGALDLYRKWNLDPPADWPLTSPHDTLVPVQDRSRWTDEGWWWPTVIAALTILTALALWWLLAQLRHRRPGPLPVGNPPCDGVELHDSALADALAADTARLPGVHEAHANLIGHAHHLHATVDLTLEADARPRDVLQALEITLHRALQSTGWEQLPTRATLRVSPHRPHRAE from the coding sequence ATGAACTCCCACTCCGTCCTCAACCGGACCCTGCTGACCGTGGCCGGCCTCGTCCTGCTCGGCGGCGGCCTGCTCGCGCTCACCGGCGCCCTGGACCTCTACCGGAAATGGAACCTCGATCCACCCGCCGACTGGCCCCTGACCAGCCCGCACGACACCCTCGTCCCCGTCCAGGACCGCAGCCGCTGGACGGACGAGGGCTGGTGGTGGCCCACCGTCATCGCCGCCCTGACCATCCTCACGGCCCTGGCCCTGTGGTGGCTCCTGGCACAACTGCGCCACCGGCGTCCAGGGCCTCTCCCGGTCGGCAACCCGCCCTGCGACGGAGTCGAACTGCACGACAGCGCCCTCGCCGACGCCCTCGCCGCCGACACGGCCCGGCTCCCCGGCGTCCACGAAGCGCACGCGAACCTGATCGGTCACGCCCACCACCTCCACGCCACCGTGGACCTCACCCTCGAAGCGGACGCCCGCCCCCGCGACGTACTCCAGGCCCTGGAAATCACCCTGCACCGCGCCCTACAGAGCACCGGATGGGAGCAACTCCCCACCCGGGCCACGCTGCGCGTCTCCCCGCACCGTCCCCACCGCGCCGAGTGA